The Nocardioides sp. S-1144 genome includes a region encoding these proteins:
- a CDS encoding HipA family kinase, which yields MSRDRSGLASVAVTRYVTPLREGGSMPGIVEGDDLGTYVCKFRGAGQGPRVLVAEVIVGELARRIGLNTPVQVVLDLVADIARYEADEEVQDLLTASLGLNLGIDFLPGSFGFDGEASASPEVAARVVWLDAFCANVDRSWRNPNLLLWGDELWVIDHGASLYFHHGWSNGVSDPVRFAGQPWDASDHVLRRRAGDLTAVDAELSSLVTPDLLAEVVALVPDTWLDPVPGAESPEELRAAYLRFLTARLGTRQWLPGVTR from the coding sequence GTGAGCCGCGACCGGTCCGGCCTGGCGTCGGTGGCGGTGACGCGCTACGTCACCCCGCTGCGCGAGGGCGGCAGCATGCCCGGCATCGTCGAGGGCGACGACCTCGGCACCTACGTCTGCAAGTTCCGGGGCGCCGGACAGGGTCCGCGGGTCCTGGTCGCCGAGGTGATCGTGGGCGAGCTGGCCCGCCGCATCGGGCTCAATACCCCGGTCCAGGTCGTGCTGGACCTGGTCGCCGACATCGCCCGCTACGAGGCCGACGAGGAGGTGCAGGACCTGCTGACCGCGAGCCTCGGCCTCAACCTCGGCATCGACTTCCTGCCCGGCTCGTTCGGCTTCGACGGGGAGGCGTCCGCGTCGCCCGAGGTGGCGGCCCGGGTGGTGTGGCTGGACGCGTTCTGCGCCAACGTCGACCGCTCGTGGCGCAACCCCAACCTGCTGCTGTGGGGTGACGAGCTCTGGGTGATCGACCACGGCGCCTCGCTCTACTTCCACCACGGGTGGTCGAACGGCGTCTCCGACCCCGTGCGCTTCGCCGGTCAGCCGTGGGACGCCAGCGACCACGTGCTGCGCCGCCGCGCCGGCGACCTCACCGCGGTCGACGCCGAGCTCAGCTCCCTCGTGACACCGGACCTGCTGGCCGAGGTCGTCGCGCTGGTGCCGGACACCTGGCTCGACCCGGTCCCAGGGGCGGAGAGCCCCGAGGAGCTGCGCGCGGCGTACCTGCGCTTCCTCACCGCCCGCCTCGGGACCCGCCAGTGGCTGCCCGGCGTGAC
- a CDS encoding polyphosphate kinase 2 family protein: MSLSAAVRLRPGPVDLTSVETDAAPGFEGRKADGEAALAAMGAELAELQERLFAEGQSGGRRSVLLVLQGMDTSGKGGTLRHTVGLVDPQGVRITSFKAPTEEERAHDFLWRIERALPLPGILGVFDRSHYEDVLIARVRSLAPPEEIERRYTAINELEQRLVDGGTTVVKCMLHISAAEQKERLLARLDDPTKYWKFNPGDIDERTQWPRYREAYEVALERTHTEAAPWHVVPADKKWFRNLAIGTLLLEALRGLDPQWPAPDFDIDEQRGRLLDEAPIA, encoded by the coding sequence ATGAGCCTCAGCGCCGCCGTCCGTCTCCGTCCTGGTCCGGTCGACCTGACCTCCGTCGAGACCGACGCCGCGCCCGGCTTCGAGGGTAGGAAGGCCGACGGCGAGGCGGCGCTGGCCGCGATGGGCGCCGAGCTCGCCGAGCTGCAGGAGCGGCTCTTCGCCGAGGGGCAGTCCGGCGGACGACGCAGCGTCCTGCTCGTGCTGCAGGGGATGGACACCTCCGGGAAGGGCGGCACCCTGCGCCACACCGTCGGCCTGGTCGACCCGCAGGGCGTGCGGATCACCTCCTTCAAGGCGCCGACCGAGGAGGAGCGGGCTCACGACTTCCTGTGGCGGATCGAGCGGGCGCTCCCGCTGCCCGGCATCCTCGGGGTCTTCGACCGGTCGCACTACGAGGACGTGCTGATCGCCCGGGTCCGCTCGCTGGCCCCGCCCGAGGAGATCGAGCGCCGCTACACCGCGATCAACGAGCTCGAGCAGCGGCTGGTCGACGGCGGCACCACCGTGGTCAAGTGCATGCTGCACATCTCGGCCGCGGAGCAGAAGGAGCGCCTCCTGGCCCGGCTCGACGACCCCACGAAGTACTGGAAGTTCAACCCGGGCGACATCGACGAGCGGACGCAGTGGCCCCGGTACCGCGAGGCCTACGAGGTGGCCCTGGAGCGCACCCACACCGAGGCCGCCCCGTGGCACGTCGTCCCGGCCGACAAGAAGTGGTTCCGCAACCTGGCCATCGGCACCCTCCTGCTGGAGGCCCTGCGCGGGCTCGACCCGCAGTGGCCGGCCCCCGACTTCGACATCGACGAGCAGCGCGGGCGCCTCCTCGACGAGGCGCCGATCGCGTGA
- a CDS encoding GNAT family N-acetyltransferase: MPVEVAVATPDSVRRGAVAAGEAWLATARRLVPDAVVDSVALDLSGPLKRFVVDVDLRVAVRPMVRGDLPDVVRWRAAPHVHRWWAGDGPPTPAAVRERYLPAIEGDEPTRMWVWEVNGRSVGLVQDYRIADHPEYALLTPDPTAVGVDYLLGEADRVGRGLGTRCLWAWAVHARARYPDVGAFFAAPDHRNRASLRVLAKLGFVEGLWFDEPQEDGTVATVVGCTLDVGRVLGSDGDPP; this comes from the coding sequence GTGCCGGTCGAGGTCGCGGTCGCGACGCCCGACTCCGTCCGCCGCGGTGCGGTGGCGGCGGGGGAGGCGTGGCTCGCGACGGCTCGCCGCCTGGTGCCGGACGCCGTCGTCGACTCGGTCGCGCTCGACCTCTCCGGCCCGCTCAAGCGCTTCGTCGTCGACGTCGACCTCCGCGTCGCCGTCCGCCCGATGGTCCGCGGCGACCTGCCGGACGTCGTCCGGTGGCGCGCGGCCCCGCACGTGCACCGGTGGTGGGCCGGCGACGGGCCACCGACGCCCGCCGCGGTGCGGGAGCGCTACCTGCCCGCCATCGAGGGCGACGAGCCGACGCGGATGTGGGTGTGGGAGGTCAACGGGCGCTCGGTCGGACTGGTGCAGGACTACCGGATCGCCGACCACCCCGAGTACGCCCTGCTCACGCCCGACCCGACGGCGGTGGGGGTCGACTACCTCCTCGGCGAGGCCGACCGGGTTGGTCGCGGCCTGGGCACCCGCTGCCTGTGGGCGTGGGCCGTGCACGCCCGCGCGCGGTACCCCGACGTCGGGGCGTTCTTCGCCGCGCCCGACCACCGCAACCGGGCCTCGTTGCGGGTGCTGGCCAAGCTGGGCTTCGTCGAGGGTCTGTGGTTCGACGAGCCCCAGGAGGACGGCACGGTCGCGACCGTCGTCGGCTGCACCCTCGACGTCGGACGGGTGCTCGGCAGCGACGGCGATCCTCCCTAG
- a CDS encoding phosphoribosyltransferase, which produces MSAERETLTYPLFGDAVRDLAHQVVDSGYEPDLVLAIARGGLGLAMGLGYALDVKNLSAVNVEFYTGVDERLAVPILLPPTPAAIDLSGLRVLIADDVSDSGRTLEHVRAFIADHVADARIAVIYEKPQTIVKADYVWRRTDRWIDFPWSVEGPIVDRRGGLAH; this is translated from the coding sequence GTGAGTGCCGAGCGCGAGACCCTGACCTACCCCCTGTTCGGCGACGCCGTGCGCGACCTCGCCCACCAGGTCGTCGACTCCGGGTACGAGCCCGACCTGGTGCTGGCGATCGCCCGGGGCGGGCTCGGCCTGGCGATGGGGCTCGGCTACGCCCTCGACGTCAAGAACCTCTCGGCGGTCAACGTCGAGTTCTACACCGGCGTCGACGAGCGCCTGGCCGTCCCCATCCTGCTGCCGCCGACCCCGGCGGCGATCGACCTGTCGGGGCTGCGGGTCCTCATCGCCGACGACGTCAGCGACAGCGGCCGGACCCTGGAGCACGTGCGGGCCTTCATCGCCGACCACGTCGCGGACGCACGGATCGCGGTGATCTACGAGAAGCCGCAGACGATCGTCAAGGCCGACTACGTGTGGCGCCGCACCGATCGCTGGATCGACTTCCCGTGGTCGGTCGAGGGCCCGATCGTCGACCGCCGCGGCGGTCTCGCGCACTGA
- a CDS encoding regulatory protein RecX has protein sequence MTSESWRGDVHQGVAAWTRQARGAQAEVGDGTRASTGRSGRRRGGAPVDTEALGPDADPESVARTILLDQLTGRARSRHELAEKLAGKGVPDDVAVRMLDRFEEIGLIDDEAFARMWISGRQSAKGLARRALAQELRRKGIADEVARDALDEVDPAEEEEAARALVRRKLRSLSRVDDVTATRRLVGMLARKGYGPGLAHAVVREELAGAGRDDEVLGDLAGDE, from the coding sequence ATGACTTCTGAGTCCTGGCGCGGCGACGTCCACCAGGGCGTCGCCGCCTGGACCCGGCAGGCACGAGGTGCCCAGGCCGAGGTCGGCGACGGCACGAGGGCCTCGACCGGTCGCTCGGGCCGTCGCCGCGGCGGTGCCCCGGTCGACACCGAGGCCCTTGGCCCGGACGCCGACCCCGAGTCGGTGGCCCGCACGATCCTGCTCGACCAGCTCACCGGGCGGGCCCGCTCCCGCCACGAGCTGGCCGAGAAGCTGGCCGGCAAGGGCGTGCCCGACGACGTCGCCGTCCGGATGCTCGACCGGTTCGAGGAGATCGGCCTGATCGACGACGAGGCGTTCGCGCGGATGTGGATCAGCGGGCGTCAGTCGGCCAAGGGCCTGGCCCGGCGCGCCCTGGCCCAGGAGCTGCGGCGCAAGGGCATCGCCGACGAGGTGGCCCGCGACGCCCTCGACGAGGTCGACCCGGCCGAGGAGGAGGAGGCGGCCCGTGCCCTGGTGCGCAGGAAGCTGCGCTCGCTGAGCCGGGTCGACGACGTCACCGCGACCCGGCGCCTGGTCGGCATGCTGGCCCGCAAGGGCTACGGCCCGGGTCTCGCCCACGCCGTCGTCCGCGAGGAGCTCGCCGGTGCCGGCCGCGACGACGAGGTCCTCGGCGACCTCGCGGGCGACGAGTAG
- the recA gene encoding recombinase RecA: protein MAGGDRDKALDTALLNIEKQFGKGSVMRLGDETRAPLEIIPTGSIALDVALGLGGLPRGRVVEIYGPESSGKTTVALHAVANAQAAGGIVAFIDAEHALDPDYAKNLGVDTDALLVSQPDSGEQALEIADMLIRSGALDLIVIDSVAALVPRAEIEGEMGDSHVGLQARLMSQALRKMTGALNNSGTTAIFINQLREKIGVMFGSPETTTGGRALKFYSSVRLDVRRIETLKDGTDMVGNRTRVKVVKNKVAPPFKQAEFDIMYGKGISREGGLIDVGVEAGIIRKAGAWYTYDGDQLGQGKENARTFLKDNPDLANELEKKILEKLGVGPTVDGDKTDDDADDLTDTPIGVNDF, encoded by the coding sequence ATGGCTGGTGGAGACCGCGACAAGGCCCTCGACACTGCTCTGCTCAACATCGAGAAGCAGTTCGGCAAGGGCTCGGTGATGCGCCTCGGCGACGAGACGCGCGCCCCCCTCGAGATCATCCCGACCGGATCCATCGCGCTCGACGTCGCGCTCGGCCTCGGTGGCCTCCCGCGCGGTCGCGTCGTGGAGATCTACGGCCCGGAGTCCTCGGGAAAGACGACGGTGGCGCTGCACGCCGTCGCCAACGCCCAGGCCGCCGGCGGCATCGTGGCCTTCATCGACGCCGAGCACGCGCTCGACCCCGACTACGCGAAGAACCTCGGCGTCGACACCGACGCCCTGCTGGTCTCCCAGCCCGACTCCGGTGAGCAGGCGCTCGAGATCGCCGACATGCTGATCCGCTCCGGCGCCCTCGACCTCATCGTCATCGACTCCGTCGCCGCGCTCGTGCCCCGCGCCGAGATCGAGGGCGAGATGGGCGACAGCCACGTCGGCCTGCAGGCCCGCCTGATGAGCCAGGCGCTGCGCAAGATGACCGGTGCGCTCAACAACTCCGGCACCACCGCCATCTTCATCAACCAGCTGCGCGAGAAGATCGGCGTGATGTTCGGCTCGCCGGAGACCACCACCGGTGGTCGCGCGCTGAAGTTCTACTCCTCGGTCCGCCTCGACGTGCGCCGCATCGAGACCCTCAAGGACGGCACCGACATGGTCGGCAACCGCACCCGGGTCAAGGTCGTGAAGAACAAGGTCGCCCCGCCGTTCAAGCAGGCCGAGTTCGACATCATGTACGGCAAGGGCATCAGCCGCGAGGGCGGCCTGATCGACGTCGGCGTCGAGGCGGGCATCATCCGCAAGGCCGGCGCCTGGTACACCTACGACGGCGACCAGCTCGGCCAGGGCAAGGAGAACGCCCGCACCTTCCTCAAGGACAACCCCGACCTCGCCAACGAGCTCGAGAAGAAGATCCTCGAGAAGCTCGGCGTCGGGCCCACCGTCGACGGCGACAAGACCGACGACGACGCCGACGACCTCACCGACACCCCCATCGGCGTCAATGACTTCTGA
- a CDS encoding S-methyl-5'-thioadenosine phosphorylase, translating into MTGPLAEVAVIGGSGFYSFLDDPVEHVVTTPYGDPSAPVSVGEVAGRRVAFLPRHGPHHEHPPHAIPYRANLWALRSLGVRQVLAPCAVGGLGTDVAPGDVVVPDQLVDRTFRRVGSYVERGAVHLPFADPYCAGVSQALATAAPDVRAGATMVVVEGPRFSTRAESRHYADQGWSLINMTGAPEAALAREMRLCYASIALVTDMDAGAESGAGVGQEEVFARFRENLSRLTGLLSTAIAQLPDPTGCACSSWADDVALTYDVPG; encoded by the coding sequence GTGACGGGCCCCCTGGCCGAGGTCGCCGTGATCGGCGGCTCCGGCTTCTACTCCTTCCTCGACGACCCGGTCGAGCACGTCGTCACCACCCCCTACGGCGACCCGTCGGCGCCGGTCTCGGTCGGTGAGGTGGCCGGGCGCCGGGTCGCGTTCCTGCCGCGGCACGGACCCCACCACGAGCACCCGCCGCACGCCATCCCGTACCGCGCGAACCTCTGGGCGCTGCGCTCGCTCGGCGTGCGCCAGGTCCTCGCCCCGTGCGCGGTCGGCGGGCTCGGCACCGACGTCGCGCCCGGTGACGTCGTCGTCCCCGACCAGCTCGTCGACCGGACCTTCCGCCGGGTCGGCTCCTACGTCGAGCGCGGCGCGGTGCACCTGCCCTTCGCCGACCCCTACTGCGCGGGTGTCTCCCAGGCCCTCGCGACGGCGGCCCCGGACGTGCGGGCCGGCGCCACGATGGTCGTCGTGGAGGGCCCGCGCTTCTCCACGCGCGCCGAGTCGCGGCACTACGCCGACCAGGGCTGGAGCCTGATCAACATGACCGGGGCGCCCGAGGCGGCCCTGGCCCGCGAGATGCGCCTCTGCTACGCCTCGATCGCGCTGGTCACCGACATGGACGCCGGCGCCGAGAGCGGCGCGGGGGTCGGCCAGGAGGAGGTCTTCGCCCGGTTCCGGGAGAACCTCTCGCGGCTGACCGGCCTGCTCTCGACCGCGATCGCGCAGCTGCCCGACCCGACCGGCTGCGCGTGCTCGAGCTGGGCCGACGACGTCGCGCTCACCTACGACGTCCCCGGCTGA
- a CDS encoding DUF3046 domain-containing protein has translation MRHTEFWARMSDALGDVYHRTWADQVVLADLDRRTAQEALDAGVPPKQVWAAVWRALELPATKR, from the coding sequence GTGAGGCACACCGAGTTCTGGGCGCGCATGTCCGACGCCCTCGGAGACGTCTACCACCGCACGTGGGCCGACCAGGTGGTGCTCGCCGACCTCGACCGGCGCACCGCCCAGGAGGCGCTCGACGCCGGCGTCCCGCCGAAGCAGGTGTGGGCCGCGGTCTGGCGCGCCCTCGAGCTGCCGGCGACGAAGCGGTGA
- a CDS encoding DinB family protein — translation MPDAPPSIVPDTKDWTWVLDAPCPECGFVAGDVDVARVGDAIRADAATWALALERPEPSVRTRPEVWSVTEYACHVRDVHVLFAERVRSMLDQDGPHFASWDQDATAVERGYHLAEPDVVRSELLTAADAVAALYDGVPAAALDRTGSRSDGSTFTVASIARYHLHDVVHHSWDVR, via the coding sequence ATGCCCGACGCGCCGCCCTCGATCGTGCCCGACACCAAGGACTGGACCTGGGTGCTCGACGCGCCGTGCCCCGAGTGCGGCTTCGTGGCCGGCGACGTCGACGTCGCCCGGGTCGGCGACGCGATCCGGGCCGACGCCGCGACGTGGGCCCTCGCCCTCGAGCGGCCGGAGCCGTCGGTCCGGACGAGGCCGGAGGTGTGGTCGGTCACCGAGTACGCCTGCCACGTGCGCGACGTCCACGTGCTGTTCGCCGAACGGGTCCGCAGCATGCTCGACCAGGACGGCCCGCACTTCGCCAGCTGGGACCAGGACGCCACCGCCGTCGAGCGCGGCTACCACCTGGCCGAGCCCGACGTCGTCCGCTCCGAGCTGCTCACCGCCGCGGACGCCGTCGCCGCGCTCTACGACGGCGTGCCGGCCGCGGCGCTCGACCGGACCGGTTCCCGCAGCGACGGCAGCACCTTCACCGTCGCCTCGATCGCGCGCTACCACCTGCACGACGTCGTCCACCACAGCTGGGACGTGCGCTGA